The genomic region CTCTCCTCAGCCAGCCATTGTAGACTTTTCTGGGGTGTATATTTGACAACACCCATACGCTTTGGTCTTCTGCCTTTGTTAAGTCTCTGTTTTTTCCTTCCACCTTTTCTGATTCTTGACCTCACGACAATGATTCCCTGCTTTGCTTTGTAGCCCAGAGCCCTTGCTCTGTCAACCCTGGTGGGGGTGTCGACTCTCACAACACTCGCACCAGCCCTCCACTCGGGTATTCTCCTTCTGAGCAGTTCATGAAGATAACCTTCTTTTGGTCTTTTCCATGCCTGAGAAATATATTTATATATAGCCATGTTGTTCACCTAGAAATCGTTAAAATGTATTCCTTGAGTTCTGGAGTTATCATATATAAAAATTACTGAGAATGATTCTGTTGATTTATTGATGGTATAACAGTATTAAGGCTGAAGTCGCCTGAGCTGGATTTTGATAGAATAAAGCGTGGTCAACCATTTAGATGGGCGTTGTGAACGAACTGCAATCTGCTGTTAGACAAGCGCCCATGTAGCTATTTCTTCTTTCGGGTATTTCTCCTCCTTATGAACTCGTCATAAATCTCTCTCTGCCGATTTCTTATTTTGTCCATTTTCCTATCTATCTCATCTATTTGCTTTCTTTCCCCTATATTAGGGGAGTTTTGTCCCAAGAGAGAATCATATTCGTATGTTCCCCTATGTTCCCCTATCTTCCCTCAATATTTCCAGTTTTTACCCAATTTCCTATGTTCTTCTTTCAATTCTTCGTCACTCATTTTCTTCACATCTTTATTGGCTATTTTTACACCTCCTTTTCTTGTATTTGCTACATTGGCGAATGGACGTTCCGCCTACTGACTATTCCTATAACTTTTTATTCGCACAACTTCCCGGATGAGTGTTAAACTGAAGTTTTTAAGGCTTGATTTTCTCCTGGCTTTTGACATTAAAAAGCTTTTGCCACAGGAGGTGTGGCTAGTGTCTCAGCAACTTAATTTTATGACAACTTTATAATCTCCAAATACTATACTGTCTTCATGGATTGGGGGAAGAAATGACCTGAAAAAGAAGATAGATTGAAAGTTCATGAGAGAGAGAGTTGATAGCAAACTATCTAGGTATTATGTCACATAATTAAATTGGCATAACACTAGTGTTACTATCCAGTCAGATGTCTTCTTATTTCAAAATTTAATGGATAGTTTATTCAATCTCTTTTTTTGCATCTTCAAAAATATCCCTGACCATTCTGGTAAATTCCCTCAGCCTCTCCTCATTCCTGGCCTCGACAGTGGCCCTGATTAATGGTGTTGTATTGCTTGCCCTCAGAAGAGCCCAGCCGTCATCGAATTCTACTCTTGCTCCATCAGTGATGTCAATCCTGTAGCCCCTTGCCCTGAACTTCTCAATTATCTTCTCTATGACTCTGAACTTTATACTATCCTTGCAGGAATAGTTCTCATGAGCCTTTGGATAGCTTGAGATATCATCTGCCATCTTGCTGAGTTTTTTATCCTTTTTTGATAGAATCTCTGCAAGCTTGAGGCTGACAACAAGAGGGTCGTCGAAATAGTAAAAGTCGGGATAGAAGTAATGGGCCGAGGTTTCCATCGCAAAGATTGCAGAATATCTTTTAATAGCATCACATACAAAGACATCTCCAACCCTTACCCTTGCCACCTCACCACCTGCCCTTGAAATCTCCTCTTCCACTATGCTGGAGCATTCGACATTGGCAACAACTGTTCCGGAACCTTTCTCCCTGAGAATCTCTCTCGCAACAATTATGCCTATCTTCTCATTCTGTACCACCCTGCCAAGGTCGTCAATAAAAACCACCCTGTCAGCATCGCCGTCATAGGCAATTCCAAAATCAGATTTCATCTCTCTCACACTCAGCATAAGGTCTTTTAAATTCTCTTCTTTTGGTTCATTCGGTCTTCCCGGAAAAGTTCCATCTGGTTGAGCATTGAGAGTTCTGACATCAAAACCAAGCTTTCTGAAGAGATAGGGAGATGTGAGTGAGGCTGTTCCATTACCGGAGTCTATAATAACCTTTAAACTCCTTTCAGGAGAAAATCTTGGTAGAAGGTATTCTTCATACTCTTTAAGTGTTGATTCTGGACTTATTGTAAAGAGACCACCGACTCTGTTCCAGTTAGCAGTTTTAAATTTTCCACTGAAAAAAATCTTCTTTATCTCTTCATTTTCTTCAGTGTAGCCTGTGCCATCGCTTCTCCTGAACCTTATGCCGTTATACTCCGGAGGATTATGGGAAGCGGTGATATAGGCTCCAGCCTTAAAATCTCCTTTCATTGTTTTAAAGTTTGCAACAGGTATTGGTACTACTCCTGTGGAGTAGACATCTATTCCTGTGGAAGCCAGACCAGAGCAGAAGGCTCTCTCTATAATTGAGCTTGTAACTCTTGAATCCATACCCACCAGAACCTTACCCTCTCCTCCGAGATAGGTTCCAAATGCAGTGCCGATTGTAGCTGCGTTTTCAGCATAAAACTCTTTATTAAAAATTCCCCTTATATCATAGGCTCTAAAAATATGCTCCATGCCATCACCTGATTTAACTTATCAGGATAGTTATTTAATATTTGGGAATAAAAAACATAGAAAAGTGAGTGAGAAGTCAGTCTCTTATGCTATCAAGGAGCAGCCTCTTCTCAGTCTTTGCCACCATCTCCCGGATAGTTTCCACTGCATCGGGATTGGCTGAAATACTTGTTATTCCAAATTCAACAAGCTTCTTTGCCACCTGCGGGTCACTCCCTGCCTGTCCGCATATACTTGTATCGACACCAGCCTTTCTACACGACTTTATAACCATCTCTATCAGCTTGAGCACTGCAGGATGCTTCTCGGAATATAGTTTTGCAACCCTTTCATTGTTTCTGTCCAGAGCAAGGGTATACTGGGTCAGGTCATTTGTCCCAAAACTTATAAAGTCTAAACCTTCGGCTATGAAATCATCAATTATGAGAGCAGCAGCAGGTATCTCAACCATTATTCCAAATTTCACATCTTTGTGAGGCCTCAATCCCACGCCTGCGGCAATTTTTTTGGCAGCTTTCAGCTCTTCAGGATGCTGGACAAGTGGTATCATAACACCTATATTTACGAAGCCCTCATCCACAAGGCGCTTTATTGCCTTAAACTCTGCCCTCAGAAGCTCAGGCTGGTCAATTCCACGACGAATACCACGCCATCCCAGCATGGGATTGTGCTCATGGGGTTCATCCTCTCCGCCCTCGAGTGTTCTGAATTCATCGGTAGGAGCATCGAGAGTTCTGTACCATACCGGCTTTGGATAAAAGGCTCTGGCAACCTTTCTCACACCTTCAGCAATCTTATCAATAAGCTTGTCTTCCTCGCCATCTTTTATGAACTTTATTGGATGCTTTCCTATGCCAAGAATCATGTGTTCCACTCTAAGCAGACCAACACCATCGGCAAAAGGAGCAATCCTGGGAGCCACTTCAGGTATGGAAATATTTGCCTTGACATCTGTGGCTGTGATTATCTTTGTGGCAGCAGGCGCTGGAGCCTCTTTCACCTCATCAGCTTTTTCTGTTATTCCCCTGTATACTACACCTCTGTAACCATCTACTGTAATCTCCATATCATTGCCCAGCTGCTTTGTGGCATCTCCGGTACCGACAACACAGGGTATACCGAGTTCTCTGGATACTATGGCAGCATGGCATGTCATACCACCCTCATCAGTTAATATGGCTGAAGCACGCTTCATTGCTGGCACCATGTCCGGGTTCGTCATGGTGGCCACAAGAATATCTCCCTCCTTGACCATATCAAGCTCCTTTGTGCTGGAGATTATTCTCGCCTTGCCTGTTCCAATGCCCGGTGATGCTCCCAGACCTTTAATGATGACCTCGTTTTCATCCTCTTTAATCTCCTCTCTGTCACTTTCCTTCCCATATAATACTGTTATGGGTCTTGCCTGAAGAAGGTATAAATTTCCTGCTTCGTATGCCCATTCAATATCCTGAGGAGAATCATAATGCTTCTCAACCTTCTTCCCAATCTCTGCCAGATTTAAAATTTCATCATCGCTGAGAACCTGTGCCGTGGCTTTGTCATCAGGCACCTTTATTTTGACGGTTTTCCCGGTTTTTTCGTCTCTTGTAAACATTGTTTCCTTTTTGGCAATATCTATCTGAATTATCTTATTTTCGCTTTTGCTGACAATATAGTGGTCTGGTGTAACGCTCCCTGAGACCACACCTTCACCCAGTCCCCAAGCAGCCTCAGTAACAATTTCATCTGTGTCGCCGGTTGCAGGGTGAACAGAGAACATTACTCCTGCCTTCTCGGCATTCAGCATTCTCTGAATAACAACAGCGATACTTACCTTGCTATGGTCGAAGTTCTGCTTTTCTCTGTAGAAAATTGCTCTCGGAGTGAAAAGAGAAGACCAGCACTCTCTGACATATTTTACAACCTCGGCTTCACCTTTAACATTTAGAAAAGTGTCCTGCTGCCCTGCAAAGCTTGCCCCCGGCAGGTCTTCAGCAGTTGCAGAACTTCTGACTGCAACAAATATAGATTCTGAACCTGAAAGTTTTCTGTAACTCTCAATTATATCCTTTTCAATATCCTCAGGTACAGGCATCTCGTCTATAAGTGCCCTAATTTTCTCTGAGGCTTCGGTTAACTCGTCATTGTTATCCACATTGGCCAGGGAGAGAATTTCCATCACACTGTCAGTAATCCCGCTTTTCTTCATAAATTTGTTGTAAGCCTGTGAAGTTATAACAAAACCCTCGGGAACATGCAGCCCGGCCGCTGTAAGTTCTCCCAGATTTGCACCTTTTCCACCTGCTATGTCAATATCACCTTTCCTAATCTCACTAAACCATACAATATTCATTTTATCACCTTGAGTATTCTCTTTTTAGAACGTAGATATCCTTTTTCGCCGAGGTTGTATAGAAGTTTGACATCCTGACCCGGAAGGTTAAGATAAATTCTGAGGAAATTTGGCCTTAGAAGGTTGAACTCTTCCTTTTTAATCAGAGAGGCATCTTCTCTGGCGAAAAGTTCTCTTATGGCCCTTAGAGCTGCAATGCTCCTGGAAAAATTCTTAAGGGATGTAAAACTGGGACTTATATTACCATTCTCTATTCTTGATATGGTCTCCCTCCTCAATCCGAGAAGTTTTCCAATCTCTTCCTGAGTAACACCCATACTTTCCCTGAGCTCTTTTATGGTTCTGCCCGGAATCTCCGAGGCTACAATTTCCCCCCCAATCTCCTGAACACTCTCCTTAAATCGCTGTGCAGTTACCACAATATCACATCTCTGTAATAAAAACTGTTAGGAGTTAAAATATAAAAACCTTTTGTTACGTATTACATCACAAAAATAAAAATAGAGGTTAAAGGTTAACCGTGTCTTCCAGTTACCTCTACCTGTGTAACAGCTGTTGAGCCGCATTCACGGCACTTCGCAATTGAACCTTCTATATGGTCAAAAACTGTTTGACATTTTGCACACTGATAATGGCTCACTATATCACCTCAGAGAGGTGAGGTTAAACTCATATAAAAATCTTTCCTGTTCCGTTCTGTTGTTCAGAGTTCCAATATTCTGTACTTTTGTAAACTCTCTGTTATGTAGTATGAGTTATAATATGAATTTTAAGAAAATACCTAGAATTATGACCTCACAGGAACTTATAGATATGGCCTTCAGCAGAAGTATAAAAGAGACAAAGAAAAAGTTATCTTATCTTAAAGGCAACAGATTGAACAATGCAAGAAAAATAGAGCAAAAAAAATTGGAGATTGCTTCTAAAGAGTCCAGGCAATATCTCGACACAATTTTAAAAAAGACACCATCTTTCACATCTCTTCCAGATTTTTACTATGAACTCATATCTTTAACAATTGATATAGATAAAACCAGAAAGGCACTGGGGGCCCTCAAGTGGGCAAGTGAAAGAATAGGGTCTCTTGAAGGCTATTACAGAGGGAAGATAAAAGCTTCTCAGACCAAGGAAGAGTTTAAAAAGAAGAGAAGAGAGTTCTTCGGAAGGCTGGCATCAGTACTCAGACAGATAGATGGTGAACTTGAGTACCTTCAGGTTATGAAAGGAAAACTCAAGAATCTACCGATATTTAAGGAAGAATTTACTGTAGTAATAGCTGGAGCTCCAAATGCTGGTAAATCCTCCCTGCTTAAGGCTATAACCGGCGCTTCCCCGAAGATTGAAGGTTATCCTTTTACCACCCAGAAACTTCTTCTGGGTTATATGCTGGATGGAGTTAGAGAGTATCAGATTGTCGATACCCCCGGGCTTCTTGATAGGAACATAGAAGAGATGAATCCTGTTGAAAGACAGGCAATTCTGGCCCTGGGCAATCTTGCTGATATTATAATATTTGTTTATGACCCAAGCGAGACATGTGGATTTTCAAAATCCAGCCAGTTTGATATACTTGAAAATATTCAAAAAAATTTTAATAGCAATGTTCTTGTTATGCTTAGCAAGGCCGATCTGCTGGAAAAAGATGAGATAAATGAGATAGTAAAATTTTTCCATGATAAAATATATATATGTTCTGTAAAGGATAATTATGGGATAGATAAAATAAAAGAATATATTATCACTGAAGCAAAACGAATAATTTAAATATGATAATCCTTTTATATTATAATTATTCCTTTATAAGGAGGAATTAAAGTGGCTAAAATACTTGTTGTTGATGATGAGCCTGATGTTGCGTATCTAGTTAAAAAAATTCTAACTGATATCAACCATGAAGTTGAAACAGCTAATTCGGGGAAGGAAGCTCTTGATAAGATACATTCTGGTTATAAACCTGATTTAATCCTTCTGGATGTTATGATGCCTGAGATGGATGGCTGGGAGGTCTCAAGGAGGATTAAGGAGAATCCATCTACTAAAGATGTGATTATAACTATGTTTACAGTCCGTTCAGATGACGAAGATAAAGTTACAAGTCTCGATAGAGGTCTTGCAGACTGGCATATAAGCAAGCCGTTTAAAAAGGATACCTTAATAAGAACAGTTGAGTGGCTTCTCACAAAACCCCTCAAAAGAGAGGACTAGTTATGGGTATTTCTATAGCTGTTTGTTCCGGAAAGGGCGGTACAGGCAAAACTACAATTTCGGCTAATATGGGCGTGAGCTTGGCTCAATTTGGTAAGAACGTGATTATTATAGATTCTGACATTGAAATGGGGAATATAGAGCTTATACTCGGTCTTGAAGGAGTGTATAAAACGCTTCACGATGTTCTTGCCGGAGATGTTGATGTATCAGAGGCAATATATGATGGGCCTGGCGGCGTTAAGGTTGTGCCGGCAGGAATTTCTCTCGACTCTTTGAGAAAGGCGGACCCCGATAAGCTGGAAGATGTCATAAATGTTCTGAAGGAAGCTGAAATATTAATAATAGATGCTCCTGCTGGTCTGGGAAGGAGTGTTCTGACAGCTATATCCTCTGCTCAGGAAGTCCTTCTTGTTGTAAACCCGGAGATTTCAAGTATGAGCGATGCCCTGAAAACAAAGATAGTCGCAAATAAGCTTGGAGCTCATATACTCGGAACTGTACTGAACAGAGCTACCTCGGACAGCACGGACCTTACAGTAATGGAGATAGAGTCTATTCTTGAAACTCCTATACTTGCTGTTGTGCCAGATGACCCTGAGGTTAAACATAGCAGTGCCTTTGGAGTTCCTGTGGTGATTAAAAGCCCAAACGCTCCTGCTGCAGTTGCAATTAAAAAGCTTGCGGCTGACCTCATTGGAGAGGAATACATTGTACCTGTTGAGGAGAAACCATCCTTTGTGAATAAGCTGATTTCAGGGCTGTTTGGAAAATAGATAAAAATATAAGAAAGTTATATTTTTTTAAGTACAAGCTTTCGTTTTCTGTATCTAACCACAGGGCACCTGTTGTGGCAGGCTGAACAGTGACTGCACTTATCAGTAAGAATTCTCGCCTTTTCATCAAGCTCTATGGCATTATTTTTGCACTGTGCAAGACATACACCGCATCCAAGACATAGCTCGCTTCTTTCTTTTGCTTCAATTATACTCTCAATAATTTTTCTGAAATTCCCTGAATTTTTAACCTCAGCCACTGAGTCATCAAAAATTTTTACTCCTTTAACCTCTATATAATCCGTACATCTTTCAACTCTTCCGAGAGCTGAGAGCATATTAACAAATCTCTCCCGTTCTTTAATCTCTGGTAATTTTACAGTTATTTTACCATGTTCTTCTGAATAATTCAGGATATAGTCTATCCCTTTTTTCTCTAACTTTATTCCGATATTCTCAGCCATCTGTCTCTGTCCGCTTGGAAGAGAGCGCCATCTCCATAAACCAAGTTCAGCCTCTTCTCTTGAATATTCCCTGAGAAGATTCTCCTCCAGTATTGAATAGAGGTCACTGTGAATATCCTTCACCAGCATCAACTCTGACACCTCGCTTCCCGGACATGCCCAGCAGCCAATTCTTTCGAAGCCCCTGAAATAGAGCTCGTTAATCTCGACTCCCTCTCTCACAATGTAAAGCCATACATGGAGAGCAGTCCAGTTCTGTATCGGTGAGGCACCAAGCTGGAATGGGAGCCAGGGGTTCCTCCACACTCTGTTGCTCTTTGACCTGGCCTCGGACTCATAACGCCTCTGACCTATAAAGCTGAGGCAGCCCTCAGGAAAGTTCTCCTTTATAACTTTAGCTGTGGGCCCAAGCTTTATTACTTTGCAGCACCACCTGTAGTCTCTTGCAGGAAATCCAAAGACCTCAATTCCTCTGAAGAACCTGTCACCTGCTTCAGCCATGAGAAGCTTATCCTCGGGTACAATCTTTTTCACAGCTTCAATAGTCTCTGGAAATTCTATACCTGTATCTGTGAATAGCACTCTGTAGTTCTCAGTAGCTTTATCAACGAGTAGAAGGGTGGCAAGACTGTCTTTGCCGCCCGAAAATGCCACGACAACAGGCAGTTTATTTCTCTCCACAGTGCTCTTTATAAAATCAAGAGCTTCTCTTTCATAGCTGTCAATTACTTCAAGGTTGGCTTCAATCGCCTTCTTCAGATTTCCTTTATTTGAGAGAGTTCTGCTTTCAAAATCCCGGGAAAATCTCCTGAGCTTTACAAACATACCTTTCTCTCTTTTTTCTGCCTCTTTTCCTGAAAACCTTGCTTTACCCACACCCACAACTCTATCCATGGAAATAACAATCACACTGTCTCCTGCTTCTATGCTCTCATCAAAACTCTCAACTCCCGGCATGAGAACACTACCCTTATCCAGAAATTCGAGTACATCCTCCTTAACCTCCACAAATTTTCTCTTTCCCCCTGCATATAGCCTTGAAGCCCCTTCAAGAGAAGGTAAAAAGGAGAAACCTCTCTTTTCAAGGTCATAGTAGAGGCTTCCAAGCACAATGCCATCCTGTATAATCTCATCGAAACGGTCAAAGCCGGAGCTCTTGTTGAGAAGGCATATTTTCTCTGGGTCAATCAGAGGAGAGCCAAATTTTTCAAGAGTTGTTGAGTTTATAAGCTCAATATCACTGGGAAAAGCAGGTCTGACGTCACCTGGCGGTGAAATCGCAACTTCTTCAGTTTCACTGCTGCATATTGAGCATCTCCTTCCGAGTACAGGCAGGTTGCAATTTCTGCACCATCTCAAGTTTATTCTTCCCAGATAGGGCGACTTCATATTCCAGCTCCTGTCATGCTTCTGAACTCTTGCTTCTCTCTTAAAAATCTTCCCATATTCAGCAGAGAAAGCCTTAACCACATTAAAGGATTTCTTCAATAATCTTCATGAGTTCTGAATAGCTGTTGACAGCTCTTGGGTACTCCATCCCGGGTCTTCTTATAATTATTAGAGGTATATCTAAATCGCTGCAAGCACAGGCTTTTTCCCTAAGACCGCCTTTCTCTCCGCTTTCTTTGGAAATCACAGCATCAGCACCGAACTCTGAGAAGAGGGCTCTATTCAATGCTCTTGAAAAGGGTCCCTTCATGGCAACAATATTCTCTCTGGCAATGCCCAGAGCTTCAACTTCGGCTATAACCTCGGGAGTGGGAATAATTCTTACAACAACTCTGTTTTCCTGTCCAAGAGCGGAAAGAAATTCACTTAAACCTTTACTTCCTGCAGTATAAAAAATATTTGAAAAGCACACTGAAAGCTCTCCTGCCTCTTTTATATCTGAAACACATATAGCATTTTCAGGCAGAAAGCTCTCCCTCTCATAGCGGAGATATTCAACCCCTGTCATCTTTGCTGCATATATGGCATTCCTGCTTGCCTCAACAGCAAAGGGATGGGTTGCATCTATTATCAGTTTCACCTCTCTATCTTTAATAACTCTGAGCATATTGTCTTTATTCAATTTTCTCCTCAGGATATCTCCTCCCTCAAGCAGAGATTCTCCAAATGTAGTTGTCACAGTTATAAAAAAGGGGTAATCTCTCTCTTCGAGAAGAGCTGCTATTTCTCTGCCCTCTGTTGTCCCTCCAAGGAGCATTATCATCTTTTTCCAACTCTGTATCCCCGCGGGGTTATTATCCATTTTTTATAGATATAGCTATGTGAATTTCCTATGATAACAGTTGTGAGCATGTCAATCTCTTTATGAAGCATCTCCTTAAGGGTGGCTATTTCAACTTTCTCGCCATTTCTGCAGGCATCTGCAACAATACCCACAGGCGTTTCCGCATCTCTGTATTTCAGAAGTATTTCTCTTGCAAGAGCTATCTGCCTTACTCTCTTCATACTTTTCGGGTTATATAGGGCAATAACAAAATCTCCGGCACCGGCTGCATGAAGTCGCTTTTCAATCACTTCCCAGGGTGTTAGAAGGTCACTTAAACTTATTACAGCAAAATCATGACCGAGAGGTGCGCCCAGAAGAGCAGAGGCTGCAAGGGCTGAGGTTACACCAGGAACAACCTCGAAATCAATATCCAGCTTCTTCTCAGCCATAAGTTCAAGCACAGGACTAGCCATACCATAAACTCCCGCATCGCCAGAGCTTACCACCACAACCTTCTCACCTTCCTGGGCGAGGGATAGAGCTTTTTCTGCCCTCTCAATCTCCTGCCTCATTCCGGAGGAGAAAATCTTCTTATCACCGGCAAGCTCTTCTATGAGCTTTATATAACTCTTATACCCAACCACAACACTGCTTTCTTCAATTGCCTTCTTTGCTCTTGCAGTGATGTGCTCCTTATACCCAGGTCCTATGCCAACTATACTGAGCTTCCCGAGCATAGTTTCTGAGTAAAGGGTAACTATTTATTTCAATTATTATAATAAAAAACTATGTTCATGCATAGAAGGCCCAGCTTAAAGGCAAGGGAGGCTATGGCAGAAGCTGCCATGAAGCTTGGGGAAGGGGCGGAGTCGGCAGAAGAGCACCATCAGGTTAAGGAGGCAGAGAAGGTTCTCTCTGAAGCTCTCGGCAGGAGAGTCAGGCTTATGGCAAGTGGTGATTCTGCAATTCTGGCTGCAGTTAAGATAGCGGGGAGAAGAATTTTAATCCCTGACCAGGGAGGATGGAAGAGTTTTAGAACCATTCCGGAGATACTGGGAAAAAAAGTTGTTGAATTGGAAACCGAACTTGGAATTATAGAGCCTGAAAAACTTGAAGATGCCATACATAAGTTCCAGCCCAGTGCCTTTCTATTCACCTCTTCTGCCGGGTACATGGCCGAGCAACCTGTGGAAGAGATTGTGAGGATATGCAGAGAGGAAGGGGTTTTAACTATAGAGGATATTTCAGGTGCTTTCGGGGACCGTTTTTCAGGCAGGGCTGATATTGTGGTATGCTCAACGGGGGCTCCGAAGATATTAAATTTAACCTCGGGAGGTTTTATAGGCGGGAAAGAACTGGATGGGGCAATGGAGATAATAAGAGCTTCAAGAATTTCTCCGGTGATGGCTTCAGGTCTGATCGAGGAGATAAAGTTTGCACGCCATGTCATTGACAGGCTTTACAGGGGAGTGGTGGTTATCAAAGAGGAGATTCCTGAGGCATTGTTTCAGGAGAGCAGGGGTATAGCAGTGGGCATACTATGCAACAATCCAAAGAAGGTGGCATACAGAGCGAGAGCTCAGGGTATGGTTACTGACATAGGAAGGAGTTTAATAACCACATGTCCCAGATATGAAAGATTTAATGATAGAGGTATAGTTGTGGAACTCAAGAAGGTTGATGTTCTGGACCTTGGTGATGAGGATTTTAAAGCCATGGCAGATATGGTTGGGAGGGCTCTGTCACCTGAAATAGTATAAGCATTTATTCCTTTCCAACAGGGCACATATCTGTACACATAGTACATTTTTTATGTTTATCAAGCCTTGAATTGTACTCGTCACAGGCCATCAGATTATAGCCATGATTGAGAGCTCCAGCCGGGCAGGCTTCAACACATTTATTGCAGTGGAAGCATGGATTCTCATTTATTTCAATTGAGAAGTGTTTCAGGGGCACTGAAAGTAAGACTCCTCCGAATCTCACCCTTGGACCGAATTCTTCAGTTATCACAAGGCTGTTCTTTCCATAGAAACCCAGTCCAGCATTTACAGCCAGTCTTCTAAGGTCAAGTTCTGGCAGGGCGGCAGAGAGCACTTTCACCTTAACTCCCATTTCAGTCAGTTCCATACCAAGTCTGTTACCAATATAATCAAGCAGTATATCTACAAACTGTCTCCTTTCACTCCACTTTCTCAGCTTTGCATTGAGTAGAAGAGCTTCATCTTCCACCCCAATCCCGTAAATCACAACACTTTTAACCCATGGATAGCCTATCTCTGCGTCAAGCTCAGAACTGTAATAGATTCCTACAAGGTCGGCACCATCTGCATTGAGAATGGTGTTAATACTCTCATAAAGCTTTCTCTGTGCCACGAGTGTAATATTAAGGACTTCTCTCAATGGGATTCACCTCTATTCCAGCGGCCTGAATAACTAAATAGTTGAGCGTATCCTCATAAAATTTAGAAAAATCAATATAAAAATAGTTGGAACCCCGGGTTCTCCTCAGGTTCTCTTATATAACATTTCTGCCTATTCTTGATGAGCCATAACTCTGCTGGGAACCTGTAATAGGAAGTCCCATTCTAAGCCAGGAGATTATACCACCATGGATATGGGAGACATTGTTAAAACCCATGCCTCTTAGATAGGTGCAGGCGGAATAACTTCTGCTGCCGCTTCTGCAGTAAAGCAGTATCCTCTTATCCTTTGGCAACTTGT from archaeon BMS3Bbin15 harbors:
- the cysD_1 gene encoding sulfate adenylyltransferase subunit 2, whose product is MVKAFSAEYGKIFKREARVQKHDRSWNMKSPYLGRINLRWCRNCNLPVLGRRCSICSSETEEVAISPPGDVRPAFPSDIELINSTTLEKFGSPLIDPEKICLLNKSSGFDRFDEIIQDGIVLGSLYYDLEKRGFSFLPSLEGASRLYAGGKRKFVEVKEDVLEFLDKGSVLMPGVESFDESIEAGDSVIVISMDRVVGVGKARFSGKEAEKREKGMFVKLRRFSRDFESRTLSNKGNLKKAIEANLEVIDSYEREALDFIKSTVERNKLPVVVAFSGGKDSLATLLLVDKATENYRVLFTDTGIEFPETIEAVKKIVPEDKLLMAEAGDRFFRGIEVFGFPARDYRWCCKVIKLGPTAKVIKENFPEGCLSFIGQRRYESEARSKSNRVWRNPWLPFQLGASPIQNWTALHVWLYIVREGVEINELYFRGFERIGCWACPGSEVSELMLVKDIHSDLYSILEENLLREYSREEAELGLWRWRSLPSGQRQMAENIGIKLEKKGIDYILNYSEEHGKITVKLPEIKERERFVNMLSALGRVERCTDYIEVKGVKIFDDSVAEVKNSGNFRKIIESIIEAKERSELCLGCGVCLAQCKNNAIELDEKARILTDKCSHCSACHNRCPVVRYRKRKLVLKKI
- the cobK gene encoding precorrin-6A reductase; this translates as MIMLLGGTTEGREIAALLEERDYPFFITVTTTFGESLLEGGDILRRKLNKDNMLRVIKDREVKLIIDATHPFAVEASRNAIYAAKMTGVEYLRYERESFLPENAICVSDIKEAGELSVCFSNIFYTAGSKGLSEFLSALGQENRVVVRIIPTPEVIAEVEALGIARENIVAMKGPFSRALNRALFSEFGADAVISKESGEKGGLREKACACSDLDIPLIIIRRPGMEYPRAVNSYSELMKIIEEIL
- the cbiH gene encoding cobalt-precorrin-3B C(17)-methyltransferase: MLGKLSIVGIGPGYKEHITARAKKAIEESSVVVGYKSYIKLIEELAGDKKIFSSGMRQEIERAEKALSLAQEGEKVVVVSSGDAGVYGMASPVLELMAEKKLDIDFEVVPGVTSALAASALLGAPLGHDFAVISLSDLLTPWEVIEKRLHAAGAGDFVIALYNPKSMKRVRQIALAREILLKYRDAETPVGIVADACRNGEKVEIATLKEMLHKEIDMLTTVIIGNSHSYIYKKWIITPRGYRVGKR
- the queG gene encoding epoxyqueuosine reductase, coding for MREVLNITLVAQRKLYESINTILNADGADLVGIYYSSELDAEIGYPWVKSVVIYGIGVEDEALLLNAKLRKWSERRQFVDILLDYIGNRLGMELTEMGVKVKVLSAALPELDLRRLAVNAGLGFYGKNSLVITEEFGPRVRFGGVLLSVPLKHFSIEINENPCFHCNKCVEACPAGALNHGYNLMACDEYNSRLDKHKKCTMCTDMCPVGKE
- the moeZ_1 gene encoding putative adenylyltransferase/sulfurtransferase MoeZ, with translation MCENVLPDRAHNMLKNNDVILLDVRTPSEHAQGYIDGANLIPVNQLPYVANKLPKDKRILLYCRSGSRSYSACTYLRGMGFNNVSHIHGGIISWLRMGLPITGSQQSYGSSRIGRNVI